In the genome of Xanthobacteraceae bacterium, one region contains:
- a CDS encoding NUDIX hydrolase: MAKKRKPAPIVAAGGVVLRGGAQPRIAVVQMRRTKSWVLPKGKLRKGETALEAARREVREETGYAAEAHEYLGAISYKSGGLPKVAKFWRMEATGPAQELMHDIVAVRWLPVKQAIKKLTHEREQKFLARMTEKLHLPSSLDAPVASRSLVARLLSWLRGE, encoded by the coding sequence GTGGCGAAGAAGCGCAAGCCTGCTCCCATCGTCGCCGCTGGTGGCGTTGTCCTCCGCGGCGGCGCGCAGCCGAGAATCGCAGTCGTACAGATGCGGCGAACCAAATCCTGGGTGCTGCCGAAAGGAAAATTGCGCAAAGGTGAGACGGCGCTGGAAGCAGCCAGGCGCGAGGTGCGAGAGGAAACTGGATACGCCGCCGAAGCGCACGAATATCTCGGCGCGATTTCGTACAAGAGCGGCGGCCTTCCGAAAGTCGCTAAATTCTGGCGGATGGAAGCGACAGGCCCGGCGCAGGAATTGATGCACGATATCGTTGCCGTGCGCTGGCTGCCGGTCAAACAGGCAATCAAAAAACTTACCCATGAGCGCGAGCAGAAATTTCTGGCTCGCATGACGGAAAAACTTCACCTACCATCCTCGCTCGACGCACCCGTTGCATCTCGCAGTCTTGTCGCGCGCCTGCTCTCTTGGTTGCGCGGCGAGTAA
- a CDS encoding CoA pyrophosphatase, with the protein MSLLFDSTFRSLVSERCRNFRRLAGPADKKLKHAAVAVTLVPADDGTPAFILTERPATMRNHAGQYALPGGRCDEGETATQAALREIEEEIGLVIPEQDVLGTLDDYVTRSGYLITPVVVWAERSTEMRLNPEEVAVAHRIAVEDFAAKEKVSFVTIPESPRPVIRIRLPHTHLHAPTAAIVYQFCELVAGRETRVAEFEQPVFAWK; encoded by the coding sequence GTGTCCTTGCTGTTCGACTCCACATTCAGATCACTGGTGAGTGAGCGCTGCCGCAACTTCCGGCGGCTCGCCGGCCCGGCCGATAAAAAACTGAAACACGCCGCCGTGGCAGTCACCCTGGTTCCAGCCGATGATGGAACGCCCGCTTTCATTCTGACCGAGCGGCCTGCCACGATGCGCAACCACGCCGGGCAATATGCGCTTCCCGGCGGACGTTGCGACGAAGGTGAGACCGCGACGCAGGCCGCACTTCGCGAGATCGAGGAGGAAATTGGCCTCGTCATTCCGGAGCAGGACGTCCTTGGCACGCTCGACGATTACGTCACGCGCTCCGGCTATCTCATCACGCCGGTCGTGGTTTGGGCTGAGCGCAGTACAGAGATGCGGCTCAACCCCGAAGAAGTAGCGGTCGCGCACCGGATCGCGGTGGAAGATTTCGCCGCGAAGGAGAAGGTCAGCTTCGTCACGATTCCGGAAAGCCCGCGTCCGGTCATTCGCATCAGGCTGCCGCATACGCACCTGCACGCTCCGACCGCGGCAATCGTCTACCAGTTCTGCGAACTGGTGGCGGGACGCGAAACGCGTGTCGCGGAGTTCGAGCAGCCGGTATTCGCGTGGAAGTGA
- a CDS encoding dihydrofolate reductase yields the protein MSVPLVLVVAVAENGVIGRDNGLPWRISGDLKHFKAVTMGKPLVMGRKTFESIGKPLPGRTNIVLTTDKAWRANGVIVAGDLEAALLAAQEDAKRTGANEIAIIGGSALFRETLPRAAKIELTEVHASPAGDTFFPAYDKSAFRETRRDGPHKGEKDEYPWSAVTLERI from the coding sequence GTGAGTGTCCCTCTCGTCCTCGTCGTCGCGGTCGCGGAGAACGGCGTGATCGGCCGCGACAACGGTTTACCCTGGCGCATCTCCGGCGACCTGAAGCACTTCAAGGCCGTGACGATGGGCAAGCCGCTCGTGATGGGCCGCAAGACTTTCGAATCCATCGGCAAGCCCCTGCCCGGCCGCACCAACATCGTGCTCACCACCGACAAGGCGTGGCGCGCAAACGGCGTTATCGTTGCCGGCGATCTGGAAGCGGCGCTGCTCGCGGCACAGGAAGACGCGAAGCGCACCGGCGCCAACGAAATCGCAATTATCGGCGGCAGCGCGCTGTTCAGGGAGACGCTGCCGCGTGCGGCAAAAATAGAGCTGACCGAAGTCCACGCCTCGCCCGCAGGCGATACCTTCTTTCCCGCTTACGACAAATCCGCGTTCCGCGAGACGCGCCGCGACGGCCCGCACAAAGGCGAGAAGGACGAATATCCCTGGTCTGCCGTTACGCTGGAGCGGATCTAG
- a CDS encoding TetR/AcrR family transcriptional regulator: MSWKPGRGSRGYHHGDLREDLVRAALELIKEKGPAGFTFADAARWAGVSPAAPYRHFRDRDELIADVAKRGFQLFSERLREAWGEGKPSTAEAFRRIGAAYLNFARNEPSYYAAMFESGVAIGNDAELREMADRSFQQLRGAAEILVSKMPAKGRPPAMMVALHIWSMTHGIASLFARADPARRPLPMSAEDLLEAQMLIYLKGLGLEG, from the coding sequence ATGAGCTGGAAACCGGGCCGCGGGTCGCGCGGCTATCACCACGGCGACCTGCGCGAGGATTTGGTGCGCGCGGCGCTTGAACTGATCAAGGAGAAGGGGCCTGCCGGCTTCACCTTCGCCGATGCCGCGCGCTGGGCGGGGGTTTCGCCGGCCGCGCCATATCGTCATTTCCGCGACCGCGACGAACTGATCGCGGATGTCGCGAAGCGCGGCTTCCAGCTTTTTTCCGAACGGCTTCGTGAAGCGTGGGGCGAGGGCAAGCCGAGCACCGCGGAGGCCTTCCGCCGCATCGGAGCGGCCTATCTGAACTTCGCGCGGAACGAGCCGTCCTATTACGCGGCAATGTTCGAGAGCGGTGTTGCTATCGGTAACGATGCCGAGCTGCGGGAAATGGCGGACCGCTCCTTTCAGCAGCTTCGAGGCGCGGCAGAAATCCTCGTCTCGAAAATGCCCGCGAAGGGCAGGCCGCCCGCCATGATGGTGGCGCTGCACATCTGGTCGATGACTCACGGGATCGCTTCTCTGTTCGCGCGCGCCGATCCCGCGCGCCGTCCGCTGCCCATGAGCGCCGAGGATCTGCTGGAGGCGCAAATGCTGATTTATCTCAAGGGTCT
- a CDS encoding DUF3551 domain-containing protein: protein MRKVLCGLVLAGALLAGQARAQSASAPADLWCYTINVWATVEVCSSATFQQCLQARSSASDRCYMNPKYAQARPRER, encoded by the coding sequence ATGAGAAAGGTTCTGTGCGGCCTTGTACTTGCAGGCGCGCTTCTCGCCGGTCAGGCCCGCGCGCAGAGTGCGAGTGCGCCGGCCGATCTCTGGTGCTACACGATCAATGTCTGGGCGACAGTCGAAGTGTGTTCGTCCGCTACATTCCAGCAGTGCCTGCAGGCGCGCAGCAGCGCCAGCGATCGTTGCTACATGAATCCGAAATATGCGCAGGCCCGGCCGCGCGAGAGATAG
- a CDS encoding RidA family protein has protein sequence MPPQPIKPAGSLPPGLPFSEGMQAGNLIFLSGQLGTLPGKLELNNKTAEDEFRQVMDNVFATLKANGLGAKDVVKCLVMLADMKDWPAFNKIYLEYFEPPYPARSAFGANELAFNARVELEVIAMRRE, from the coding sequence ATGCCGCCGCAACCGATCAAACCGGCTGGAAGCCTGCCACCCGGACTGCCGTTCTCCGAAGGCATGCAGGCCGGCAACCTGATCTTCCTCTCCGGTCAGCTCGGCACACTGCCGGGAAAGCTAGAACTCAACAACAAGACCGCCGAAGACGAATTCCGCCAGGTCATGGACAACGTCTTCGCGACGTTGAAAGCGAACGGCCTCGGCGCAAAAGACGTGGTGAAGTGCCTCGTCATGCTCGCCGATATGAAGGACTGGCCAGCGTTCAACAAAATCTATCTCGAATATTTCGAACCGCCTTATCCCGCGCGTTCGGCTTTCGGTGCGAACGAACTCGCATTCAATGCGAGAGTCGAACTCGAAGTCATCGCCATGCGGAGGGAATGA